The nucleotide sequence catctaaaataataagaaaaaaatccatTGAAGAACTTGACTGAGTCAGGGTAATAAagcggtaaaaaaaaaataatcaactattttgtgttattaagcCATGGTTGGGGCTTACCCCTATAGAATTAAAACTACCaggtaaaagataaaataaacatttattttgtagagAAATTTGTAATTAACAATGTTATATCGAAtaagcattaaaaaaatatgtaacaaaaagtattgtttttaatgACTACAATGCAAACTTACGCTTTTTGTCCTTGTCTTTAGCAGACAGCGTAGGCAACTCAAAAACACACAAAGGAATTAACAAAATatgcaattttaaaaacataataaagttaCCGCTATGCCCTCAGTAAATAGTAAAAATGTAAGTTCGTCAGTTTCATGATTGATTAATATCAATCGTAACGATACCATATCGATCGTAATAGCAAAGcgtgaaattttaataacacagtcgtaaaacataaaatttccATGATAACATAAAtttgtgtttcttttatttgatttaccaAACCTGACCTAAATGCTACCTAAACTACATTATCTGGCGAGAAATACTCCAATTACTTCTGACCACGACTCGCTGCCAGAGCGTCCAAATCTCTGATAGCCTTTTCCATCACCTTCTTTTTGAATTCGGGAGTTATAGCTTTTTCAACACTTTGCAAAATCCATTGGACCATCCACTTCTGTCTTATCCGATTTTCAACCATGTGCCTTCTTACGTGATAGTCCATTCGGCCTCGGACACTTTTATACACAGTCATCATTCGCTCTCTGTAAATAGCTTCTAACTGAATAgcgatattttcttttttcgcATCTATCAAGTCCTTCTGTCCTTGTGCTCTCCATATTGcggtttcacatttttttatttcattactatGTCCATTCAGCTCATCGCTCCTACCTTTTTCTAATGCGTTTGCTATTGCATCAACTTCTTTATCTAGAGCAGAGCCAATTTGCTTACCGAACCTCGTGATGATCAAATATAGCGTTAGGGCTATTGAGAGTCCCAAATAGTATTCATGTTCCATTACATAGATTTCCTTGCTCACTAAATAATTTCCGAGACCCAACATAAATAGGTAGGGACCAGAAACTCCAGTCATTGGTTTAAAGAAACGAAACCATTCGTCAGGAATGAAACCCAGGCGAACTTTTCCAGGCTCTAAAGCTCTTTTTAAGCCTGTTCCGTCTCCGCCTCCATCACCACCTCTGCCGGGTAAGCGGGCTTTTGGGGAGCACACAGGTCCCTTCTTGAGACTCTTGAGAACGGCCTTCTTTTTCTTCCCTGCCGAACCAGGGCATACCTTACGGGGTTTGGCCGGACATTTTTCTGTATGCTTTTTGGTACTTTTGGTATGATCCAACGCCATTGGGATAAGCATTCTGTGCTGAGGCACCAGAAATGATACAATTTTACG is from Helicoverpa armigera isolate CAAS_96S chromosome 1, ASM3070526v1, whole genome shotgun sequence and encodes:
- the LOC135117496 gene encoding ATP synthase subunit b, mitochondrial-like, whose product is MALDHTKSTKKHTEKCPAKPRKVCPGSAGKKKKAVLKSLKKGPVCSPKARLPGRGGDGGGDGTGLKRALEPGKVRLGFIPDEWFRFFKPMTGVSGPYLFMLGLGNYLVSKEIYVMEHEYYLGLSIALTLYLIITRFGKQIGSALDKEVDAIANALEKGRSDELNGHSNEIKKCETAIWRAQGQKDLIDAKKENIAIQLEAIYRERMMTVYKSVRGRMDYHVRRHMVENRIRQKWMVQWILQSVEKAITPEFKKKVMEKAIRDLDALAASRGQK